The Lutra lutra chromosome 7, mLutLut1.2, whole genome shotgun sequence genome segment TAGGTCAACACAAGAATTCTTCTTATAAGTATTTTCTTCCACTGCCCTACTGACTGTCTACTTCATTTTTACATTAGAAGACATCAACGATTTTTCCCAAATCAATGGCAAATAAATGACTTCAGATTCTTGTACTATACACTTAATCATTTGGAGCCACATCTTTCTGCACATACCACTGCAAGCGTCAGAAATTAACTAATAGCTTTCCTAATTCAgttcttaaattctttattaGAATTCAGCTGTCCTGGTATGAGGAAATTTTCAACCCAGGAACTTAGGAAAATACTGGTGTGGATGTAAGCACCAAGTATACATCTTTATGTCCTTCTATATGTCTGTGCATCCAAAAAGCCCATCTTATCTAATAAACCTTTTTTCTTACCTGGGAATTTGGCTGGAATGCAGCATGGGGTGTTGAGTGTTTCTGTAAATTTTCTAGCATTAGAGCCTGGTACAGAGAAGGGCAAAAGTCAGAATCTAAGGGAATAAACCCCAGCCCTCCCCAATCTCTTCATTGAATGCAATGGCTAACCATACACACTTAACCTGTACTCCTTTTCCAGGGACCTAAAAGCCCTTTACTAATTCTCTTTCATCTTCAGAAGACCCTTAAAAGTAGCCATGGTTACTGCTCCCAAAAGTACAAATGTAAAATACAGGCACATGGAGAAAATCATTGATTTGGCTATGTAATAAAATCAGTGACAATGACAGAACCCGTACTACACTCCCTATTAACTTCTGCACTTCTTACTAATGCCCCTTCTAAATCTGGCCATTCAGGTAAAATGACTTCAAATACTCAAGTCAGCTTCAAATACAGGAAACCAACATGGGGCTGCTGGTTGTGGTCTGAGTTACTTGGTCAGTTACCCAGGACTAGATCTACTTGAATGAACTTGCATTGCTTCCAACAGAGTGGCACCTAGATTTATCaactatataaaaatttcaaaaaggagGCTACAGAACAAAACCACCACAGACTCTAAACTATGGCTGACCCTATCCACACACAAAACCATCAGCTTCTGTAGAGGCAACGGTCTGTCAATTTAACCCTTGAGCCAATCCAGCCCTAATCTGCACTACAGGCCATGTATCCTAATTAACCCCAATTAAAACCAAGACATTTTCATCTTCCCTCCGTTTACACCAAATCTATACACACAAATCCACCTACTTCATGACGATCCCACCCTAAACTACTCAAATCGATTCAAAACCCCCAACATATACCAACCTGCCCCACCTCTCTCACCAATATTCACCTCTTATCCGCCCAAATTGCTTCTGGATGCCCTATAAATTATACACCCCTCTATAACCGAGTCCCTTCAAATTAAGGTTTCTCTTCATCTCACCTACTAATCCAATCAGGTAGACATTTCACTCTATCCCAATCCTATTCTTCCGGACACCAACACCGACACCAACCCCATTAACTCCTCCGTCCAACTATACCCCTAACTCCGACCCAGCCCAATTCGCCCCCCTCAGGCCAGCAACGCCGGTGGTAGTAGTGGGATTTAACTCCTTCTGCAGCGCATGCGCCGAAACCACAGACACAAacaaggagggggtgggggaaggaggaaggagcttAAGACACTCCGGGAGAGTAGCGCGCACCCTCCCATTTTGGGCTCGCGCCGCTGCCGTTAAGGCGGGAACCGGCGCTATCTCTATTCCAGCGCGAGCCTCACCAACCACCGTGCGCGCGGATCCGGAGGCTCGCGCTGGCGGCCTGAGCTCGCTCGCGCGGAGCCCGGACACTGCGCCTGCGCCGCGGCAGAGACTCGTCTCTACCGGGTCCGCTCCCCTCCGACACCCCGGCAACGCCGACTTCTCACCCCTTTGAGCCGCTTGACCAGGGCACTCTTCTGCCCGCTCTTCGCTAGGCCTCGCTGCTCCAGTGCGGCCTTCAGGTCGGTCACCCGCAGCGCCTGAAGAGGCTTCCCGTCCAGAGTCACCTCCTCCAGCTCCGCCATCTTGCGTGAGGTACTCGGGTCCGTCCCGACGGCTTCGGGCATCTTCGGTAATTTCCGCCAACGCCCTTCGAACGTACCGAGTTGACCCCGCCCACTGCCATAGTCAACCCCTCGATTACCACTCAGAACTCCCCGGGTTCCTCCGGAACTGCTCGGGTATTTCCGTCTCTACATCGGCACCAATCAGttctttccctcctccagccacttccccctccctccctctgctttcagAGCTCGGTTATTTTCGTCTTACCGAGGCTGTGAATCGAATGTACTCGGAAGCCGTCGACTGTGGCATAACCAAAATCGGAGTTACTCGGCCATCTCCGAACCTAAGGCTGTAGACGCTGAGGAGCTTGGGTGTTTGGGGCTGGTCCGGGACCGGAAGTGCGTGGGCTGCCGGGCTGGCCCTGTTTAGGGTTTTCAGGAAACATGGAAGCAGGGGCGACAGTTGGAGTTTAAGCACTTTTGTGACGGTCTTCGGGTGCCCtgtgagaggaaaggggaggtaAGCGGGGTAGAAGTCTTTGTCTAGGCTGGGTCAGACTTGGTGTTTGCGGGTTACGCTAGTAGGGCGCACTGCCCGCTCTGCTACCGATCCCCCTGCCGCCTCCCAATCGCTGAGTCCCCGCCACTCCCATCTAAGACTACGTTGCTCTTTGGGTCCTTGGAATGCCAGGCTCCGTGGCCTCCAAAGTGGGCAAGTGGCAGCACCGTGTCTTTGGGCCCAAACTGTGAACTGATTCATATTCTTTGAATTTGAGTTTGCTGTGGAGGCCATGTCGCAAGACCCGACGAAAGTTTTTTCTTACTCGAGTAAGAATAAAGTTCCTTAGGAGGAATTGCTGTGAAAAAGGCGATCTCCTTGGACTGTTTGGGTACTGGACTGATGTTGATTGCTTAgaggttcttttctttgttactaCAAATACTCCCAACTTTCAGCAGAGGAAATGCAGACAGAATAGATTACTGATAAGTAGTTTAAGGTTTTCATTGTTAGAAATTCAAACTGTGGAACTCGAAACCTGATATTCAAGTTAACTGACCTTCTGTTTGCATTACTGATGCAAATCAATGGCAGGACATCACTGTATGTTTTGCATTAAACCTTGAAAATGTGCAAAGACATCAGTCGTTACACATCTACAGCAGTGTAACACTTATTAGACTCCTAAGCCACCAAACCGACTAGACTTTTTTCAGTCTTGAATAAATATGTGGCTTCTGTTTTTTCTTACTGTGTTATCTTCTTTTGGGTGAGGCACCCTTACTCTGCTCTTAATTTTTCGTGGTGCTTTACTGGAAATATAAGGAAGAAATGGATGTTAGAAAGTTCTGGGCATAATTCAGAGGCTATGTGCACATTACAAAGAAGGCTCTTTCatcatatgtgattttttttttcttttctcaccgTTGATAGCTCTGGATGATTAGCATCTATGCCCAGGACCATCTGCATGtactagattttaaaatgtgtaccTTTTTTCATCTTAAGGAAGGTGAGATGCACCAACATTAATCGTTTTTTCTTCACTCACCCTGGAACACAGAAGTAGGCCAGGGAGAATGAGCAAGAAATATGTTGGTTATTTTTAGGTTTCTTATAAGAATAATGGAGAGAAGGGGTCAGGGAGGGTGATGGGTCTGAAAAAGAGGGAGGTTGGCAAGTATGAAATGAAGTTATTCTTGAGTGACTTCTCTGAGGTAATCGGATAATGACCTATATGAATTatccttttgttttcctgtaaGCTGAATTGTTGAAAAGTAATTTTATCTGTAGATGCTGTTTTTGATAAGATTCCTTGTTGGGAAGTTGTATTTTGGTTACTCTAGAGAGTATATAACAGTGCTTTTATGTTTCAGGATGCCACTGGAATCATCTTCGTCTTCAATACCACTATCCCTCCCTTCTCCACTACCTCCAGTACCAGATGGTATTACtaactcttcccctcccccaatgtCTTACATCACTTCCCAGGAGATGAAGTGTATTCTTCACTGGTTTGCCAGTTGGTCAGGTCCACAGCGTGAACGTTTCCTACAGGACCTGGTAGCTAAGGCAGTGCCAGGAAAATTACAGCCACTGCTGGAAAGGCTGGAGCAGCTTAGTGTGTCTGGAGCAAACCGACCACCTTGTATCTTTGAGTGCCAGCTACGACTTTGGGATCAGTGGTTTCGAGGTTGGGCTGAGCAGGAGCGCAATGAATTTGTCAGGCAGCTAGAGGTCAGTGAGCCAGACTTCGTGGCAAAGTTTTACCAGGCAGTGGCTGCTACGGCTGGTAAGGACTGATGGGCATTAAAGTCAAAGAAGATACTCACAGCTGGTGGAGCTGCAACTTCACCGCGAGATCTTCAGATGTGTTACTTAAAGGCCTAGGAATGGTATCCTGATCTGCTAACTGAACTTGTTGACCAGTACAGGCTTGATTATTTCTTTGGGGgatgaaggggcagagggagagggagagagagaatcttaagcaggctccaggctcagcactgagcccaacacgaggctcgatctcacagccctgagatcatgacctgagcccaaatcaagagttggacgcttaactgactgagccacgcaggcgccccaaggcttGCTTATTTAACGTTAACAGCCTATCAACTGGACTGCTCATAGGAATGTTTTCCATCTAAGTCAATCCAGATCAGCAGTCTGCCTCCTAGCTTGTTCCTTTCTACATGTCACACCCTCAAGAATTCCATGGCTTATTTTGCAAGTATAACCAGAAGGAACCTACACATTGTAACTCAAGTGTATTGCTGGCCCATGGGGCTATAAAGTAGAGCCTTCCTAttccagaaacagagagaaggacTATTAAAAAAGGTCATGTTTTTGTAGATTAACTGGATTCACATGGCTGGTTTCACTGCCCTTATCAGCTTCTGGCATAATTATGTTGACATCCCAACTATTAGCTTTCCTAGTGATAATTTTGTAAGATTATGGAAAAATCAGGAAAGGGAGATAATTCGTTACTCCTTTCTCACACTGATGTTTATTTGAATCTAAATAGCAATGACTTTTCCTAAAGCATATGTGATATTCTTGGAGCTGGTAACAGATTCCTATTCTGTAAGTTTGATTGTGAAACAAAAACAAGTGACACTCTTCATAGGTTGAAGGGTTTATTTTTTGTATCAGAATAAAGAATGGATCTTCAGAACCATGTCTTTcgctttttttttcattacaaggCTAGTATAGAGGTGATACCTAAAGAAAGAGGCATTTTGAGAAAAGCAGAACTGAAGTGTAGACTTGCCATCCAGTTGTCTTCCAAGAAATAATCTTCCATATCTATCCTGTTATTCTCTGGGTAACATCACACCTCCCTCATTCCTGTAACTGGGCCCCTTGTGTCTTGGAGCTCTGGTGAACGGTGAGGGCCAGATGGTGCCACCAGAAGAGTAGCTCGTTTCTGATAGGCCACGGTTCCCAGTGCACCCACCAGGATAAGCAGTGTTAGGCAGAGTCCTGTGGACAGTGCTAGATGGGTCACAGAGGGCTTATGGTCCAAGATAACCAGCAACCTAGGAACACAGAAGTAATGTTTGGCTTGGAATAATGCCTAGGCTTACAGGTGAAGGACTTCACCTTTATCCTAATACGCAGAGCTCATGAAACCCTGCCTCTTCCAATCAGTAAGCTACACAGGAAGTCAGAAGTCAGGAATATAGAACCTGAAAGTAGGAAAAAGACCAAAGTCTGAGCCTCCCAGCAACTTAAGTTGTTGGAAGGAGACCTAACTTGGCAGTGAGGGGAAGTTTAAGGGAAGAGTTAGACTATGGTGTTTGGGTGACTGGACATGGTGCCCCATTAGTACTTAAGGGAGGAAGAGGACTAGGATCCCTATGTCCTAGAGATGGAGAAGTCCATGATTGTGGAGGGAAAGGTGTCCCATAGTGACAGAGCTGAGGTGATCACATTAGTTGTCTTCTGAAATAACCCTAAAACTACATATGAGTGAGAGCTTAATGCAATTTCCAACATCTGGACTCcagaaatttgaaagaaaactaCTTAGGATATTCTCTTACTTGATGTGTCCCGTGGTAAAGCTGGCTCCTCCATAATGTACTTCTAGGGGCTTCTGCTGGAGAGTCAGGGTCAGGTCCCTGTGCAGCATACCAACCGAAGACCCTTGGCAGCCAGGGGACTTGCCCATGTACACAGTGAACACCAGACTGGTGGTAATGGAGGGGCTGTGGAAATAGCACCTATAGGGACATTTGGATCTCTTAAAGGAGGAGGAATCCCTGGAAGAGTATATCTCCTGAAGCAGGTGCAGGCTTAGGAGTGGGATAAAGTCTTTAGAGGAGTGTTGTGAAGTAACCCACTTAAGCCGTTCCTGTGGCCCACTGTATAAATCCTCAGCCTGAACTGTCCCTTTACCTGCCGGTACCGCCTCTGCTCACCAGAGCCTGGAGTACTGCTTCGGTCAGCCCGTCCAGCTCTTCCTTCCCCACCGAGGGGCCTGGGGGCCCAGCTAATTGTAAAGACAGCTGGAATAACAGGTCTTGAGGCGGAAGACTCACAGGTGGGGAAGTAACAGCACTGGTACCTATGAAAGTTTGACAAAGCCGACCCCGGGGACAGAAGAGAAGACCAGAGTACCCAGGTATCTGCAAGGAAATACATAGCAGGATGTATTTAGGACCTCAATTGCCTGCTCAAGCCCCCCTTCTAAGGAAAAAGTACAATCTAGATCAGGGTCATGGACTCAGTGGGCACttagtgaaaaatgaaagaacatcGGAAGAGGTTGGAATAGTACTGCTATATGAGCACTTTTAGACTTCCTTTTGCCAATGCACTATGTGGCTTTTTGCTTATGATACCAACCTGAATAGCCTTTCCGGGAAGGCATGGGACCCAGGCTGTCCCCTCGGCCCGCACCTCATACGCTCCTCTCTCTGTGCATTGGTGTAAGTAGCAGCGGCCGGTGAGCTCTGCTTCCACCGGATGTGGGATCTCAGACGGATGCCTGGTCTCATCCTCACGGAGCAGGTGTGAAGTGAGGTTGGCGAGGAAGCAACGACTCTGGGAATGGTAAATTTCCCCATGGGGGTTCTCTGCCCCGGGTGGGAACCCGTTTTCCTTCTTCCAGCATTCACTCTGAGGGGCGAGGCAGGAGGCAGAAAAGCGTTTACCGAAATGCCTTAGAAATTGACTCCGCTCTGGGCCAgctccattcctttcctttctattctcTAGTCATCTCACCCCATTGGCCAAGGGCTTGTACATGCGGCAGCCTTCCAGCATGGGGTCTGAGGAGCAGCTTCCCTTATCCAGATGCAGATAGTGGCAGCCCAGCTCACTGCGTGGAAGGGAGGGCAGCTGACCACTAGGATCCCCGACAGCCGTATCACCCCAACCACACAGCACACCTACCTGCCAGTGCAGAAGAAGTCTGAGGAGCCAGCCCCACATGTAGTCACCAGGCCAAATTCCAGGCCAGATCCTGCTGGAGagataggaagagaaagagcCCTCCAAACAAAAGAAGCCCCAAGTGTCCCTCAGCTCGAGCTGTGCTCACGGATTCAGTGACACCTCAGCGGCAGAAAATCCCCACCCAAACTCTCACTGCCCCCACGGCCCTCTGCCAGTCTCCCCTGTTC includes the following:
- the C7H14orf119 gene encoding uncharacterized protein C14orf119 homolog, translated to MPLESSSSSIPLSLPSPLPPVPDGITNSSPPPMSYITSQEMKCILHWFASWSGPQRERFLQDLVAKAVPGKLQPLLERLEQLSVSGANRPPCIFECQLRLWDQWFRGWAEQERNEFVRQLEVSEPDFVAKFYQAVAATAGKD